A DNA window from Rhizobium sp. NXC14 contains the following coding sequences:
- a CDS encoding LysR family transcriptional regulator, translated as MAFTLRQIQYFVAVAEQGSVTRAAQNLSISQSSVTEALKELETDLGVELFERHPRGLTITHNGHQFLRHATKILASVSDARTSFSGQRSTLSGTLNIGVTSLVAGYVLSDLLARYRRACPGIEVSAIEDNGGYLEHLLVGGELDVAVMVISNLRDRMALQAEILETSPYRLWLPMGHPLVSADIISVADIAREPLIMLTVDEIEENTGKLLSALGARPHVAFRTRSVEAVRSLVATGAGVALLPDLVYRPWSLEGDRIESRDVSGSLPVVQVGMVWRKGSSLPQAARDFVGIAETMRSGRLR; from the coding sequence ATGGCCTTCACGCTTCGCCAGATCCAATATTTCGTGGCCGTCGCCGAACAGGGTTCGGTGACACGAGCCGCGCAGAACCTTTCGATCTCGCAATCCTCGGTGACGGAAGCGCTGAAGGAGCTCGAAACCGATCTCGGCGTCGAACTCTTCGAGCGCCATCCGCGCGGCCTGACGATTACCCACAACGGACATCAGTTCCTCCGTCACGCGACCAAGATTCTCGCCTCCGTCTCCGATGCGCGGACCAGCTTCTCCGGCCAGCGGAGTACCCTCTCCGGCACGTTGAATATCGGCGTCACCTCGCTTGTCGCCGGCTACGTTCTCTCCGATCTGCTGGCGCGATACCGGCGCGCCTGCCCGGGCATCGAAGTCAGCGCCATCGAGGACAATGGCGGCTATCTCGAACATCTGCTGGTCGGCGGCGAACTCGACGTGGCGGTGATGGTGATATCCAATCTGCGCGACCGCATGGCGCTCCAGGCGGAAATCCTCGAAACCTCGCCCTATCGCCTCTGGCTGCCGATGGGCCATCCGCTGGTGTCGGCCGATATCATCTCTGTCGCCGATATCGCCCGCGAACCGCTGATCATGCTGACGGTCGACGAGATCGAGGAGAATACCGGTAAGCTGCTCTCCGCACTCGGCGCCCGCCCGCATGTCGCCTTCCGCACCCGCTCGGTGGAAGCGGTGCGCAGCCTGGTCGCCACAGGCGCCGGCGTGGCGCTGCTTCCCGATCTTGTCTACCGACCCTGGTCGCTCGAAGGCGACCGCATCGAGAGCCGCGACGTCTCCGGCTCGCTGCCGGTCGTCCAGGTGGGGATGGTCTGGCGCAAGGGCTCCAGCCTGCCGCAGGCGGCGCGCGATTTCGTCGGCATCGCCGAAACCATGCGGTCCGGCCGGCTCCGCTGA
- a CDS encoding ABC transporter substrate-binding protein — protein sequence MTNLLKSCTAALACLSFATQVVAAEPLKALGKGEGAVSIVAWAGYIERGETDKNYDWVTGFEKETGCKVSVKTAATSDEMVSLMNEGGFDLVTASGDASLRLIAGKRVQPINTDLIPSFKNVDKRLQDGPWYTVGGVHYGVPYLWGPNVLMYNTDAFKDKAPTSWGVVFEEQTLPDGKSNKGRVQAYDGAIYIADAAMYLMAHKPDLGIKDPYELTEDQYKAALDLLRGQRKLVSRYWHDAMIQIDDFKNEGVVASGSWPFQVNLLQADKQKIASTFPDEGVTGWADTTMLHADSEHPNCAYMWMEHSLQAKVQGDAAAWFGAVPSVPAACKGNELMGETGCATNGFDHFDKIKFWKTPVSKCATQSECVPYHRWVSDYIGVIGGR from the coding sequence ATGACGAATCTCTTGAAATCCTGCACGGCAGCGCTCGCCTGCCTGAGCTTCGCGACACAGGTGGTCGCCGCCGAACCGCTGAAGGCCTTGGGTAAGGGCGAAGGCGCGGTCAGCATCGTCGCCTGGGCCGGCTACATCGAACGCGGCGAAACCGACAAGAATTACGACTGGGTCACCGGCTTCGAAAAGGAAACCGGCTGCAAGGTCTCAGTCAAGACTGCCGCCACATCCGATGAGATGGTGTCGCTGATGAACGAAGGTGGCTTCGATCTCGTCACCGCATCCGGCGACGCGTCGCTTCGCCTCATCGCCGGCAAGCGTGTCCAGCCGATCAATACCGATCTGATCCCGAGCTTCAAGAATGTCGACAAGCGCCTGCAGGACGGCCCATGGTACACGGTCGGCGGCGTGCATTACGGCGTGCCCTATCTCTGGGGGCCGAACGTCCTGATGTACAATACCGACGCCTTCAAGGACAAGGCGCCGACCAGCTGGGGTGTCGTCTTCGAGGAGCAGACCCTGCCGGACGGCAAGTCAAACAAGGGCCGCGTCCAGGCCTATGACGGCGCGATCTATATCGCCGATGCGGCCATGTATCTGATGGCCCATAAGCCCGATCTCGGCATCAAGGACCCGTACGAACTGACCGAGGACCAGTACAAGGCCGCCCTCGACCTGTTGCGCGGCCAGCGCAAGCTCGTCTCACGCTACTGGCACGACGCGATGATCCAGATCGACGACTTCAAGAACGAAGGCGTCGTCGCCTCCGGCTCCTGGCCCTTCCAGGTCAACCTGCTCCAGGCCGACAAGCAGAAGATCGCCTCCACCTTTCCGGATGAAGGCGTCACCGGCTGGGCCGACACGACCATGCTGCACGCCGACAGCGAACATCCGAACTGCGCCTATATGTGGATGGAACATTCGCTGCAGGCCAAGGTCCAGGGCGACGCCGCCGCCTGGTTCGGCGCCGTGCCCTCCGTTCCCGCTGCCTGCAAGGGCAACGAGCTGATGGGAGAAACCGGCTGCGCCACCAACGGCTTCGATCACTTCGACAAGATCAAGTTCTGGAAAACACCGGTCTCCAAATGCGCAACACAGAGCGAATGCGTGCCCTATCACCGCTGGGTGTCGGATTACATCGGCGTGATTGGCGGGCGGTAA